A part of Nitrospirota bacterium genomic DNA contains:
- a CDS encoding citramalate synthase, with protein sequence MKHIEIYDTTLRDGAQSEDISFSVEDKLRIAGKLDELGVHYIEGGFPGANPRDAEFFSKVHKLKLRASKLVAFGSTHHAANRVQKDQNIKSLLNAGTPIVTIFGKTWDFHVKEALRISLSQNLDLIHNSVAYLKKRIPKVFFDAEHFFDGYKANPEYAIKVLRAARDAGADCLVLCDTNGGALTHEVERIISNLKSHPDLFGTNLKFGIHAHNDADCAVANSIAAVELGASQVQGTINGLGERCGNANLVSVIPNLKLKLKYDVITNSQLKKLKEVSRFVTEIANIRHFKRQPFVGDSAFAHKGGVHVSAVLRHPETYEHVRPELVGNYERVLVSDLGGRSNIIKKIKEFNLKVDPDSPKVAQIVKEMKELESQGFQFEGAEASLELLIKKTFGLHRKFFVLAGFRLIVEKRKEGEDPLSEATIMLKAGGKLEHTAATGNGPVNALDNALRKALEKFYPQLKQVRLIDYKVRVLTAGAGTTAKVRVLIESGDDKHKWGTVGVSENIIEASYQALVDSIEYKLLRG encoded by the coding sequence ATGAAACATATTGAAATATATGACACGACTTTGAGGGACGGGGCGCAGTCCGAGGACATCTCGTTCTCTGTTGAGGATAAATTAAGGATTGCTGGAAAGCTTGATGAACTCGGGGTTCATTATATTGAGGGCGGTTTTCCCGGCGCCAATCCGAGGGATGCGGAATTTTTCAGCAAGGTTCATAAATTAAAGCTCAGGGCGTCAAAGCTCGTCGCCTTCGGCTCCACGCATCATGCAGCGAACAGGGTGCAGAAGGACCAGAATATAAAATCACTGCTGAATGCCGGGACTCCGATTGTTACCATATTCGGCAAGACATGGGACTTTCATGTTAAAGAGGCTTTGAGGATTTCCCTGTCCCAGAATCTTGACTTAATCCACAATTCAGTCGCATATCTCAAAAAAAGAATACCGAAGGTATTTTTTGACGCAGAGCATTTTTTTGACGGCTACAAGGCAAATCCTGAATATGCCATTAAGGTTCTAAGAGCTGCTCGGGATGCAGGGGCAGACTGCCTTGTGCTCTGTGATACAAACGGCGGCGCACTCACCCATGAAGTTGAAAGAATTATCTCAAATCTTAAATCTCATCCCGATTTATTCGGGACAAATCTTAAGTTTGGCATTCATGCCCATAACGATGCCGACTGTGCGGTTGCCAATTCAATTGCCGCTGTTGAGCTTGGGGCTTCTCAGGTTCAGGGAACGATTAATGGTTTGGGTGAAAGGTGTGGAAATGCAAACCTTGTATCTGTTATCCCAAACTTAAAGTTAAAACTTAAGTATGATGTCATAACCAACAGCCAATTAAAGAAATTAAAGGAAGTTTCACGTTTTGTAACAGAGATAGCAAATATCAGGCATTTCAAGCGTCAGCCGTTTGTCGGGGACAGCGCCTTTGCCCACAAGGGCGGGGTTCATGTCAGCGCTGTTCTTCGGCACCCTGAGACATATGAACATGTACGGCCTGAACTTGTCGGTAATTATGAAAGGGTCCTTGTTTCAGACCTCGGCGGCAGGAGCAATATAATTAAAAAAATCAAGGAATTCAATCTAAAGGTTGACCCTGATTCCCCCAAAGTGGCACAGATAGTCAAGGAAATGAAAGAGCTTGAAAGCCAGGGTTTTCAGTTTGAAGGGGCCGAGGCTTCGCTTGAGCTTTTAATAAAAAAGACATTCGGACTTCACAGGAAATTTTTTGTCCTTGCCGGCTTCAGGCTTATTGTGGAGAAAAGAAAAGAGGGCGAAGATCCCTTGAGTGAAGCTACTATAATGCTGAAGGCGGGAGGGAAATTAGAGCATACTGCAGCCACCGGCAACGGACCTGTCAATGCGCTTGATAATGCGCTCAGAAAGGCGCTTGAGAAATTTTATCCGCAGCTTAAGCAGGTCAGGCTTATTGATTACAAGGTCAGGGTCTTAACAGCAGGCGCCGGCACAACGGCAAAAGTCAGGGTTCTTATTGAGTCCGGTGATGACAAGCACAAATGGGGCACAGTCGGCGTATCGGAAAATATCATTGAAGCCTCTTATCAGGCGCTTGTGGACAGCATTGAATATAAACTTCTGAGAGGATGA
- a CDS encoding response regulator, which produces MNRILIIDDDESVRSSFTEILRSRQFSPITASSGREALELLKKEVPDAILLDLKMSDMDGFETMKEIKKVAPNVPVIIVTAYGDVQTAVKAINLGAYDFVVKPPDFNVLTVTLKRAVEKIELTKAVNEANGNWRETLKKLQDEISEHNQTEEMLRESEQRFKVIFNNAADGILLADMETKIFHFANQMICRMLGYSHEELMNMGVLDIHPKEDLPYVIEQFNKQGRKEIKLALNIPVKRKDGSIFYADINAVPVTFGRKSYMLGIFRDITERKQSEAELQKALAAAEAASKIKSEFLANMSHELTTPLNSIIGFSQVLHDELYGRLNEKQKEYISNILTSGEHLLSVINDVLELSKVVSGIAELKISKFFLKDVLKSSMTMFYREATKHKIKLNLEIEPDADIEIEADSARLNQIMFNLLDNAVKFTPNGGLVRVAARLIEAAKIGSYEDGKMHNPQLLNFFTSQPPERNFIEISLRDTGVGIKPEDMPNLFKEFTQLEPPLTKKYTGTGIGLILTKRLVELHGGMIWAESEWGKGSAFRFVIPFKYREKESSEQIIDPATKLLTWEHFLTHIEKVISFHKRSNKKFGLMYIETAYIYEQEKQLSFVGVLKNILRKHEILLPSKDRRCYYLVVFDTERQAVDNAVLRIAAGLKETEYTPIIKIAIYPEDGDDIKVLLEGLKS; this is translated from the coding sequence ATGAACAGAATATTAATTATAGATGATGATGAATCAGTAAGGAGTTCATTTACTGAAATTCTCCGTTCCCGCCAATTTAGTCCTATAACAGCTTCAAGCGGCAGAGAGGCTTTAGAGCTTTTAAAAAAAGAAGTGCCTGATGCGATTCTTCTGGACCTCAAGATGTCTGATATGGACGGTTTTGAGACGATGAAGGAAATAAAAAAGGTAGCTCCTAATGTGCCTGTTATTATAGTGACAGCATATGGTGATGTTCAAACAGCGGTGAAGGCTATTAACCTCGGGGCCTATGACTTTGTAGTTAAGCCCCCTGATTTTAATGTGCTTACAGTAACTTTAAAAAGGGCTGTTGAAAAAATAGAATTAACGAAAGCAGTTAATGAAGCTAACGGTAATTGGAGAGAAACATTAAAAAAACTGCAAGATGAAATCTCAGAACATAACCAAACAGAGGAAATGCTCAGAGAATCCGAACAGAGATTTAAAGTTATTTTTAATAATGCCGCGGACGGAATACTGTTAGCGGATATGGAAACGAAAATATTTCATTTTGCCAATCAAATGATCTGCCGGATGTTGGGTTATAGCCATGAAGAGCTTATGAATATGGGGGTTTTAGATATCCATCCCAAAGAAGACCTGCCATATGTCATAGAGCAATTCAATAAACAGGGAAGAAAAGAAATTAAATTGGCGCTGAACATTCCTGTAAAGAGAAAAGATGGGTCTATTTTTTATGCTGACATCAATGCCGTCCCTGTGACGTTTGGCAGGAAATCATATATGCTTGGTATTTTTAGAGACATCACAGAGCGCAAACAGTCTGAGGCTGAACTTCAAAAGGCCCTTGCGGCGGCAGAGGCTGCAAGCAAAATAAAATCTGAGTTTCTTGCAAATATGAGCCATGAGTTGACGACTCCTTTGAATTCTATCATAGGATTTTCGCAGGTCCTCCATGATGAATTGTACGGAAGACTGAATGAAAAACAAAAAGAGTATATATCCAACATCCTGACCAGTGGTGAGCATTTACTAAGCGTTATCAACGATGTGCTTGAATTATCAAAAGTGGTATCAGGTATCGCAGAGCTTAAAATAAGCAAATTCTTCCTGAAAGATGTTTTGAAATCATCTATGACAATGTTTTACAGAGAGGCAACAAAGCATAAAATAAAATTAAATCTTGAAATAGAGCCTGATGCTGACATAGAGATAGAGGCAGATTCAGCAAGATTGAACCAGATAATGTTTAACCTTTTAGACAATGCAGTGAAGTTCACGCCTAATGGAGGCTTGGTGCGCGTTGCTGCACGGCTGATAGAAGCCGCTAAAATAGGCAGTTATGAAGACGGGAAAATGCATAACCCTCAACTTCTTAATTTTTTCACTTCTCAACCCCCTGAGAGAAATTTCATAGAGATTTCTCTCAGGGACACAGGCGTCGGTATAAAGCCGGAGGACATGCCTAATCTCTTCAAGGAATTCACACAACTGGAGCCCCCCCTTACTAAAAAATACACAGGCACGGGTATTGGGCTGATATTAACAAAAAGACTTGTTGAGCTTCACGGCGGTATGATATGGGCTGAAAGTGAATGGGGTAAGGGAAGTGCTTTCAGATTTGTAATCCCATTCAAATACAGAGAGAAAGAGTCTTCTGAACAGATTATTGACCCTGCTACAAAACTGCTTACATGGGAACACTTCCTGACACACATTGAGAAGGTCATATCATTTCATAAAAGAAGTAACAAGAAGTTTGGATTGATGTACATTGAAACTGCCTATATATATGAGCAGGAAAAACAGCTATCCTTCGTTGGAGTACTGAAGAATATACTGCGAAAACATGAGATTCTATTACCAAGTAAGGATAGACGCTGTTATTACCTTGTTGTTTTTGATACTGAGAGGCAGGCGGTTGATAATGCTGTATTAAGGATAGCAGCAGGATTAAAAGAGACAGAATATACCCCTATTATAAAGATTGCGATTTATCCAGAAGACGGAGATGATATTAAGGTATTGTTAGAGGGATTAAAAAGTTAA
- a CDS encoding response regulator — protein MAKKILIVEDNEKNRRLLSDILRYYDYEIIEAKYGEDGIKMAKAHKPDLILMDMQMPVMDGFTAMSILKKDPETKNIKIIAVTSFAMAGDKEKIMQGGADDYISKPLDTRELPKKVKKLLE, from the coding sequence ATGGCAAAAAAGATTCTTATAGTGGAAGATAACGAAAAAAATCGCAGGTTGCTGAGTGATATTTTGAGATATTACGACTATGAAATAATAGAGGCTAAGTATGGTGAGGACGGAATAAAAATGGCAAAGGCGCATAAACCTGATTTGATATTGATGGATATGCAGATGCCTGTTATGGATGGATTTACTGCAATGAGTATACTTAAAAAAGACCCTGAGACAAAGAACATAAAGATTATTGCAGTAACATCCTTTGCTATGGCAGGCGATAAAGAAAAGATTATGCAGGGAGGCGCCGATGATTATATATCAAAGCCTTTGGACACAAGGGAATTGCCGAAGAAAGTAAAAAAACTGTTGGAATAA
- a CDS encoding aspartate kinase: MLIVQKYGGTSVANIDRIKAVAGRVVKTAKEGHKVAVVVSAMAGETDKLINLAHQTASSPSEREMDLLLSSGERITSALTAMAIEELGHKAIALTGRQMGIVTDTVHTKAKIEKITAEKAKKALDEGYIVVVAGFQGITENDDVTTFGRGGSDLSAVAIASALNADLCEIYTDVDGVYTTDPNIVPDAKKLDKISFEEMLELASLGAKVLQTRSVEFAMKYEVPVVVRSSFNDNPGTLVTKEDKDMEKVVVTGIAYDKNQDKITIMSVPDRPGIAARLFKGIADNSIVVDMIVQNISSDGKATDISFTVPKTDSKKAFKLTKDIAKELDAKGVSLRDDIAKISVVGVGMRTHSGVAAEMFETLAKHGVNIMAISTSEIKVSCLIDLKYTELAVRVLHEAFGLGKK, translated from the coding sequence ATGCTTATTGTTCAGAAATACGGAGGCACATCGGTTGCGAATATTGACAGGATTAAGGCAGTCGCAGGGCGTGTTGTAAAGACTGCAAAAGAAGGCCACAAAGTGGCAGTGGTCGTCTCGGCAATGGCAGGCGAAACCGACAAACTGATAAACCTTGCGCATCAGACGGCATCAAGCCCCAGCGAAAGGGAAATGGACCTGCTCCTGTCTTCCGGCGAAAGAATCACCAGCGCCCTTACTGCAATGGCAATTGAGGAACTCGGACACAAAGCTATTGCGCTGACCGGCAGGCAGATGGGAATTGTAACCGACACGGTTCACACAAAGGCTAAGATAGAAAAAATTACAGCGGAAAAAGCCAAAAAGGCGCTTGATGAAGGCTATATCGTTGTTGTTGCGGGGTTTCAGGGCATAACTGAAAATGATGATGTAACCACGTTCGGAAGGGGAGGCTCGGACCTTTCGGCAGTTGCAATTGCCTCTGCGCTGAATGCCGACCTGTGTGAAATTTATACCGATGTTGACGGAGTCTATACAACAGACCCGAATATTGTTCCTGACGCAAAAAAACTTGATAAAATTTCCTTTGAAGAAATGCTTGAACTTGCAAGTTTAGGCGCTAAAGTGCTTCAGACAAGGTCTGTGGAATTTGCCATGAAATATGAAGTGCCTGTGGTTGTGAGGTCCAGCTTTAACGATAATCCCGGAACACTCGTTACCAAGGAGGATAAAGATATGGAGAAGGTAGTTGTAACAGGAATTGCTTATGATAAAAATCAGGATAAAATCACCATCATGAGCGTGCCTGACAGGCCCGGCATTGCCGCAAGGCTTTTTAAGGGAATAGCGGATAACAGCATAGTTGTTGACATGATTGTCCAGAACATAAGCAGCGATGGAAAGGCTACCGACATATCATTTACAGTGCCTAAGACTGACAGCAAAAAGGCATTTAAACTAACTAAAGATATAGCAAAGGAACTTGACGCAAAGGGCGTGAGCCTGAGGGATGACATTGCAAAAATATCTGTTGTCGGCGTCGGCATGAGGACTCATTCTGGTGTTGCGGCAGAGATGTTTGAGACCCTTGCAAAACACGGCGTCAATATAATGGCTATCAGCACCTCTGAGATAAAGGTCTCATGCCTGATTGACTTAAAATACACCGAGCTTGCGGTAAGGGTTCTGCATGAGGCCTTCGGGCTGGGGAAGAAATAA
- a CDS encoding response regulator: protein MFIQRPRILCVDDEPANLKLLEAILVPRGYDVIMVENGREAIEKIKEKNIAMVLLDVMMPEIDGFEVCKMIKENERFRNIPIIMITALRSKEDRVKGIAVGVEDFISKPFDQAEVLARIKMLLKIKDLNDRLNFAYANVNYLTCLGEEIIKSFNPLDFDFISCIDSIIHRIIRHADEMIEKPQVVIVYISNKSCHWYKYESLSQKLNRTLLEFDFDCGQCLPERSSSKIVFHNETKLVNSEFNSFIEKLKSINISVSNIVSYMSNEFCIFALNYGRNVTEYDASVLNSLVMQSLFLKSLSTQVKETDDAFAYTVQTLARAAEVNDEDTGNHIVRIGEYCALLAKHFGMSEKFVNIIKLQAQMHDVGKIHIPPEILRKPGKLMPEEFLKMTDHTIYGAKILGDHVRLTMAKNIALSHHERWFGGGYPYGIRGEQIPVEGRIASIADQYDALRNQRIYKLAFNHETTYRIITEGDERTMPHHFDPQVLKAFKETASQFEEVYEKLRW, encoded by the coding sequence ATGTTTATACAAAGACCAAGAATCTTATGTGTTGACGATGAGCCTGCAAACTTAAAACTTCTTGAGGCTATTCTTGTACCGAGAGGTTATGACGTTATTATGGTGGAGAACGGCAGGGAGGCAATAGAGAAAATTAAAGAAAAGAATATAGCCATGGTGCTTTTAGATGTAATGATGCCGGAGATTGATGGTTTTGAGGTGTGTAAAATGATAAAAGAGAATGAAAGGTTCAGGAATATCCCTATTATTATGATTACAGCCTTGAGGTCCAAAGAAGACAGAGTTAAAGGGATTGCGGTAGGTGTAGAGGATTTTATATCAAAACCGTTTGACCAGGCAGAGGTTCTTGCCAGAATAAAGATGCTTCTCAAAATAAAAGACCTCAATGACAGGCTTAATTTTGCATATGCCAATGTTAACTACCTGACATGTTTGGGTGAGGAAATTATAAAGTCTTTTAACCCATTAGACTTTGATTTTATATCCTGCATTGACAGTATTATTCATCGGATTATACGACATGCAGATGAAATGATAGAAAAGCCGCAGGTAGTTATAGTCTATATTTCCAATAAAAGTTGTCACTGGTATAAGTATGAGTCCCTCTCTCAAAAATTAAACAGGACCTTGCTTGAATTTGATTTTGACTGTGGTCAATGTCTGCCTGAAAGGAGCAGTTCAAAAATAGTTTTTCATAATGAAACCAAACTTGTTAATTCAGAATTTAATTCTTTTATTGAAAAGCTTAAATCCATTAACATATCAGTTTCAAATATCGTTAGTTATATGAGTAATGAGTTTTGTATTTTTGCCCTTAATTATGGCAGAAATGTTACCGAATATGACGCATCGGTTTTAAACAGCCTTGTTATGCAGAGTTTGTTTCTAAAGTCTTTATCCACTCAGGTCAAAGAAACAGATGACGCCTTTGCATATACTGTCCAGACACTTGCCAGGGCAGCAGAAGTAAATGATGAGGATACCGGTAATCACATCGTTAGGATTGGCGAGTATTGTGCCCTGCTTGCAAAACACTTCGGCATGTCTGAAAAATTTGTGAATATAATAAAACTCCAGGCACAAATGCATGACGTAGGCAAGATTCATATCCCGCCGGAGATTTTGAGAAAGCCGGGCAAACTTATGCCTGAAGAATTTCTTAAGATGACGGACCATACAATTTACGGTGCAAAGATACTCGGAGACCATGTGAGACTTACCATGGCGAAAAATATAGCACTTTCTCATCATGAGAGATGGTTTGGAGGCGGTTATCCTTATGGCATAAGGGGTGAACAGATACCTGTTGAAGGCAGAATAGCAAGCATCGCAGACCAGTATGATGCCCTGAGAAATCAGCGGATATATAAACTTGCTTTTAACCATGAAACAACATATAGAATAATTACAGAAGGTGATGAAAGGACAATGCCCCACCATTTTGACCCGCAGGTACTTAAGGCATTCAAGGAAACAGCATCTCAATTTGAAGAGGTATATGAGAAGTTAAGGTGGTAA
- the fusA gene encoding elongation factor G: MVNFDIEKIRNVAVIAHAGAGKTSLVEAALFDAKATDRIGTIEDGTTITDYEPEEIHRKITISSATAFCDWKGHRINMIDTPGYINFLEDTKSCLSAVDGAVVIVSALSGVKAETEKIWQYACKYEVPRLVFINKMDRENANFSMALGELEKSFGSAPIPLNIPIGSAEGFEGVIDLIEMKAVRFQNGQSSVSDIPAELKDEAEEYRKKLVEKIVESNDAMLEKYLEGAVLSTDEIIKGIRESSITRQFIPVVCGSATKNIGVHKLLDMIPLCLPSPAEKANITPIKGKNAKNSDGVMRKPLDTEPFSAQVFKTIADPFAGKLTLFRVFSGVLKADSTVYNSTRESKERVGHLFYLSGKKQVPAQKVGPGEIAAVAKLKDTLTGDTLSDPDKPVLFEPIKFSDPMISYAIAPKSRGDEDKVGTGLHRMLEEDPTLKFFRDPETKEMILSGMGQMHLEITLERLKRKFGVEVLMKTPKIPYKETIKVSAKAQGRYKKQSGGRGQYGDCWIGIEPLPKGSGFEFVDKIVGGVIPRQYIPAVEKGIIEAMHEGILAGFQVVDLRATVYDGSYHTVDSSEMAFKIAGSMAIKKAAQSARPVLLEPILKAEIITPDEGLGGVIGDLNGRRGKVQGVEPQAGGNQRISALVPMAEMLTYANQLNSLTSGRGLYTVEFSHYEEVPSHLTQKIIAERAETKKE, encoded by the coding sequence ATGGTAAATTTTGACATTGAGAAAATCAGGAATGTTGCAGTCATTGCTCACGCAGGTGCAGGCAAAACATCTTTAGTGGAGGCGGCGCTTTTTGATGCAAAGGCAACTGACAGGATAGGAACTATTGAGGACGGCACAACAATTACTGATTATGAGCCGGAGGAAATTCACAGGAAAATCACAATTTCATCAGCCACCGCATTCTGCGACTGGAAGGGTCACAGGATTAATATGATTGATACGCCTGGTTATATAAATTTTCTGGAAGACACAAAGTCGTGCCTCAGCGCTGTTGACGGCGCCGTGGTTATTGTAAGCGCGTTGTCCGGCGTTAAGGCTGAGACCGAAAAAATTTGGCAGTACGCCTGTAAATATGAGGTGCCGCGGCTGGTATTTATCAATAAAATGGACCGGGAAAACGCTAATTTCAGCATGGCATTAGGCGAGCTTGAAAAATCCTTCGGCTCTGCGCCGATTCCTCTGAATATCCCGATCGGTTCAGCAGAAGGGTTTGAAGGGGTTATTGACCTGATTGAAATGAAGGCTGTCAGGTTTCAAAACGGACAATCTTCAGTTTCTGACATCCCGGCTGAATTAAAAGACGAGGCAGAGGAGTACCGTAAAAAGCTTGTGGAAAAAATCGTTGAGTCCAACGATGCCATGCTTGAAAAATATCTTGAAGGCGCAGTGTTGTCAACAGATGAGATAATTAAAGGAATACGGGAAAGCTCCATAACAAGGCAGTTCATCCCTGTGGTCTGCGGCTCCGCAACAAAAAATATCGGCGTGCATAAACTCCTTGATATGATTCCGCTCTGCCTTCCTTCGCCTGCGGAAAAGGCAAATATTACCCCGATAAAAGGCAAAAACGCTAAAAACAGCGATGGGGTTATGAGAAAGCCTCTGGATACTGAGCCGTTTTCAGCGCAGGTTTTTAAGACCATTGCAGACCCTTTTGCCGGCAAACTTACTTTGTTCAGGGTTTTCTCAGGGGTGCTTAAGGCAGACTCAACTGTTTATAATTCAACGCGCGAAAGCAAGGAAAGGGTAGGGCACTTATTTTACCTGTCAGGCAAAAAACAGGTGCCTGCACAGAAAGTCGGACCCGGAGAAATTGCCGCAGTTGCCAAACTCAAGGACACTTTGACCGGCGATACCCTGAGCGATCCTGATAAGCCGGTGCTGTTTGAGCCGATAAAGTTTTCAGACCCGATGATTTCCTATGCAATTGCCCCCAAAAGCAGGGGTGACGAAGATAAAGTCGGCACAGGACTCCACAGGATGCTTGAGGAAGACCCGACGCTTAAATTTTTCCGCGACCCTGAAACAAAGGAAATGATCCTTTCAGGCATGGGGCAGATGCATCTTGAGATTACCCTTGAAAGATTAAAGAGGAAATTCGGCGTTGAAGTTTTGATGAAAACTCCCAAAATTCCCTACAAGGAAACTATCAAAGTATCTGCAAAGGCGCAGGGGAGATATAAAAAGCAGTCCGGTGGAAGGGGGCAGTACGGAGACTGCTGGATTGGGATAGAGCCTTTGCCTAAGGGTTCGGGGTTTGAATTTGTGGATAAAATAGTCGGGGGTGTAATTCCAAGGCAGTATATTCCGGCTGTTGAAAAGGGCATTATTGAAGCCATGCACGAAGGCATACTGGCGGGATTTCAGGTAGTGGACCTCAGGGCCACAGTCTATGACGGCTCATATCACACTGTTGATTCCTCTGAAATGGCATTTAAAATTGCCGGTTCAATGGCAATAAAAAAAGCCGCCCAGAGCGCAAGGCCGGTTCTTCTGGAGCCTATTCTTAAGGCTGAGATTATTACTCCTGACGAAGGACTCGGCGGTGTAATAGGGGATCTTAACGGCAGGCGTGGAAAGGTTCAGGGCGTTGAGCCTCAGGCAGGCGGCAACCAAAGAATTTCAGCGCTGGTCCCGATGGCGGAGATGCTGACATATGCAAACCAGCTTAATTCCCTGACCAGCGGCCGCGGCCTGTACACGGTAGAGTTTTCCCATTATGAAGAAGTCCCGTCCCACCTTACGCAGAAGATTATTGCCGAAAGGGCGGAGACCAAAAAAGAATAA
- a CDS encoding SoxR reducing system RseC family protein, whose amino-acid sequence MIEETGIVIYTDGMMAKVSIQKKGTCEGCAVRGVCEPSESGMEIEALNPVHAAAGQTVKISMKPQAYLRGSIIVYGIPLAAFIAGAILGKNIGEAYLNVINSDASAAIFGFISLLITFIIIRFWSVRTETKPEYKPEITAVISEQ is encoded by the coding sequence ATGATTGAAGAAACCGGCATTGTCATTTATACAGACGGCATGATGGCTAAGGTCAGCATTCAGAAAAAAGGGACCTGCGAGGGTTGTGCTGTGCGCGGTGTATGCGAGCCGTCTGAGTCAGGCATGGAAATAGAGGCGCTGAATCCTGTGCATGCAGCTGCCGGTCAGACAGTTAAGATTTCAATGAAACCGCAGGCATATCTCAGGGGGTCAATAATTGTTTATGGAATACCTTTAGCTGCCTTTATCGCAGGCGCTATTTTAGGGAAAAACATAGGCGAAGCATATCTTAATGTAATAAATTCTGACGCCTCGGCTGCAATTTTTGGTTTTATTTCTTTGCTCATAACTTTTATAATTATAAGATTCTGGAGCGTCAGGACAGAAACAAAACCGGAGTATAAGCCGGAGATAACGGCAGTGATCAGTGAACAGTAA
- a CDS encoding DUF948 domain-containing protein, giving the protein MTEIISTIALALISVIMIVFWIPAILQIRKTAKAVEDFLKTTQENLNPLLSEIREGAEHINKTVERIEESVKNVQRLTSAVGETGAMVDEVNNLIKRTGLSVTVKTASLGIGIKTALGVLAKGLIKKRDA; this is encoded by the coding sequence TTGACAGAGATAATTTCAACAATAGCATTGGCGCTGATATCGGTTATTATGATAGTGTTCTGGATACCTGCAATTCTGCAAATCAGGAAGACGGCAAAGGCGGTTGAGGATTTTCTTAAGACCACGCAGGAAAATCTGAATCCTCTTCTTTCAGAGATTAGAGAGGGCGCAGAACATATAAACAAGACTGTAGAGAGAATTGAGGAATCTGTAAAAAATGTGCAGCGTCTTACGTCAGCAGTAGGAGAGACGGGCGCAATGGTTGACGAGGTAAATAATTTAATCAAGCGCACCGGCTTATCCGTTACCGTTAAAACCGCAAGTCTTGGCATAGGCATAAAAACCGCCCTCGGTGTTTTAGCCAAAGGGCTTATTAAAAAACGTGATGCATAA
- a CDS encoding YtxH domain-containing protein — protein MSEERSCTTGNVLLAFVLGGVVGAGVALLMAPQSGRETRQKIKDLASDAKEKAADYATHIKEKVSSAVEHGKGFVEEKKSLIATAIEAGKEAYEKEKEKHAK, from the coding sequence ATGAGTGAAGAGAGAAGCTGTACGACAGGCAATGTGCTTTTAGCCTTTGTGCTTGGAGGTGTTGTCGGAGCAGGCGTTGCACTGCTTATGGCTCCGCAATCAGGCAGGGAAACGCGGCAGAAGATTAAAGACCTGGCCTCAGACGCCAAAGAAAAAGCAGCGGATTATGCAACTCATATAAAAGAGAAGGTTTCATCTGCCGTTGAACACGGCAAAGGATTTGTTGAGGAAAAGAAGTCCTTGATTGCCACTGCTATCGAAGCAGGCAAGGAGGCTTACGAAAAGGAAAAGGAAAAGCACGCGAAGTAG